The following proteins are encoded in a genomic region of Leptospira ryugenii:
- a CDS encoding phytanoyl-CoA dioxygenase family protein encodes MQILANFIKSILNFLLPKTYLPVDSKSGLWIDWADDTEIQKRRNRESIKTFKDKGYVILSKLIPNQLCDELNQKFSKYVESNHEEARSAEDSFGFHSRLCNFHMFSSKAKEIAFHKTLVSILDEIFSSEAVLCSSLYFEKGSEQRIHRDGPFFYTVPKNLFVGVWVALEDIQEGTGELVYFPKGHLIPISVEKIIQEGGGWSEYSKAIESKCRQLGLGLEKNLAKKGDVLIWHAELPHGGSKIDNSKQSRKSIVFHYKAKLAPIHGEDVFFSKAPVPKFSVFSYKSYNKRKYIDQGIPFFAKNEY; translated from the coding sequence ATGCAAATCCTTGCCAATTTCATTAAATCGATCCTAAATTTTCTTCTACCGAAAACCTACCTTCCTGTTGATTCCAAATCTGGCCTTTGGATTGATTGGGCCGATGATACGGAAATCCAAAAAAGGAGAAACAGGGAATCTATAAAAACATTTAAAGATAAAGGGTATGTCATCCTATCGAAACTTATACCTAATCAGCTATGCGATGAATTAAACCAAAAGTTTTCTAAATACGTTGAGTCCAATCATGAGGAGGCACGATCGGCGGAAGATTCCTTCGGTTTCCATTCACGACTTTGTAATTTTCATATGTTTTCTTCCAAGGCTAAAGAAATTGCTTTTCATAAAACTTTAGTCTCTATCTTAGATGAGATTTTTTCATCTGAAGCGGTTTTATGTTCTAGTCTTTATTTTGAAAAAGGGAGCGAGCAGAGGATTCATCGCGATGGACCTTTCTTCTACACTGTTCCCAAAAATCTCTTTGTTGGAGTCTGGGTAGCATTGGAGGATATCCAAGAAGGCACAGGTGAGCTTGTATATTTTCCCAAAGGTCATTTGATTCCAATCTCTGTAGAGAAAATTATACAAGAAGGAGGAGGTTGGTCTGAGTATAGTAAAGCTATAGAGTCGAAGTGCAGACAGTTGGGTTTGGGACTAGAAAAAAATTTAGCAAAGAAAGGGGATGTCCTAATCTGGCATGCGGAACTTCCCCATGGTGGATCCAAGATTGACAATTCCAAACAATCAAGAAAATCTATTGTCTTTCATTACAAAGCTAAATTAGCTCCCATCCATGGCGAAGATGTATTTTTTTCAAAGGCACCCGTTCCTAAATTTTCCGTCTTCTCTTACAAATCATATAACAAACGAAAGTATATTGACCAAGGTATTCCATTCTTTGCTAAAAATGAGTATTAA
- a CDS encoding DinB family protein, with the protein MKAFFVRNHQYHFWATEVLYRSLDAFSEDDLKKDMGLFFRSIHGTINHLLLVEKLWFSRLVGEDFQPKTLSQELQYDPKALKMELFLAMKRWETWLESQTEDIWQKVFTYKTMRGFVSRLLYCDLIHHNMNHRTHHRGQISAAITALGGTTPEMDYVYFLQQTQYQNE; encoded by the coding sequence ATGAAGGCATTTTTTGTACGAAATCACCAATATCATTTTTGGGCGACTGAAGTATTGTACAGATCCTTGGATGCTTTTTCTGAAGATGACCTAAAAAAAGATATGGGTTTGTTCTTTCGGTCTATCCATGGGACAATCAACCATCTGCTATTGGTGGAAAAATTATGGTTCTCCAGATTGGTAGGCGAAGATTTTCAACCTAAAACACTTTCGCAAGAATTGCAATATGATCCAAAGGCTTTGAAAATGGAACTTTTCCTAGCAATGAAAAGATGGGAAACCTGGCTAGAGAGCCAAACAGAGGATATTTGGCAAAAGGTTTTCACTTATAAAACAATGCGAGGTTTTGTATCTAGACTCCTTTACTGTGACTTAATCCATCACAATATGAACCATAGGACCCACCATAGAGGTCAAATTTCTGCGGCTATCACAGCATTAGGTGGCACTACACCAGAGATGGACTATGTATATTTTCTTCAACAAACTCAATATCAGAATGAATAG
- a CDS encoding VOC family protein — translation MESNRAMKMIGKVILFTWLVTLVCFCSHKKDLEGSMANPVVYFEIPVSNLDRAIHFYSTVFSFTFEKTSLDGNEMALFPFVDGSSHISGALAKGKTYRPSKEGTLVYFQSEDITSTLKKVVSEGGFILYPRTRIEFGFVAEFQDSEGNRVALFEKEK, via the coding sequence ATGGAATCCAATAGAGCAATGAAGATGATTGGAAAAGTGATTCTCTTTACATGGCTTGTTACTTTGGTTTGTTTTTGTTCTCATAAAAAAGACCTCGAAGGTTCTATGGCAAATCCAGTTGTGTATTTTGAAATTCCTGTCAGTAACCTTGACCGAGCCATTCATTTTTATTCAACTGTATTCTCATTTACATTCGAGAAAACTAGTCTCGATGGCAATGAGATGGCCTTATTTCCCTTTGTGGATGGGAGTTCCCATATTTCTGGTGCACTTGCAAAAGGAAAGACGTACCGTCCCTCCAAAGAAGGAACACTTGTTTACTTTCAATCAGAAGATATAACAAGCACTTTGAAAAAAGTTGTGTCAGAAGGCGGATTCATTTTGTATCCAAGAACAAGAATCGAATTTGGCTTTGTAGCAGAATTTCAAGATTCAGAAGGAAATAGAGTTGCTCTATTCGAAAAAGAAAAATGA
- a CDS encoding 7TM diverse intracellular signaling domain-containing protein produces MLEFGQTNHHYWLRITLENKANVFVSKLIEINYNNIDLIQFYEPLDDGSFVKTETGMLFPFATRKYKNRNFVFPIAIGPGQKKTYYFLTWTSGGLSLPILLWNQDSFILHNADVQHGLGIYYGVMIVMILYNLFIFFSIRDISYFYYVTYILGFLGIQLVLTGHGFQYLWPEYPSLQRNFYVFFTGICMSSALLFAKRFLNTKENIPIWLDKSMKVMVVAHAILVITPLLFPPEITVKIALLLSLPVLFMIPTASVMSFLKKFRPARYFLLAFTVLLVSGIVVVLRFINILGNTFITEYGLYLGSTMEVILLSIALADRINIMKREKSEAQAKTLEMQKILTESYARFVPKDFLANLGKESILDVKLGDQIQKDMSVLFSDIRSFTTLSEQMTPAENFNFINSYLGRMSPIIQRNHGFIDKFIGDAIMALFQKNVLDAVNAGIEMQRYLKIYNDHRNKQGYVPIQIGVGIHSGSLMLGTIGAEERLEGTVISDTVNLASRIENLTKIYGSRIAVSESTIEEVKRDGRFHFRFLDRVKVKGKKIPVSIYEVIDGDEPEEQDLKIATKDTYEKGVNAFYSNYFEEAKVHFEKVLNIFPQDKATQLYLKRLYPVTKDQSFDEH; encoded by the coding sequence ATTTTAGAATTTGGACAAACAAACCATCACTATTGGCTACGCATCACCCTTGAAAACAAGGCTAATGTATTTGTGTCCAAACTCATCGAAATCAATTATAACAATATAGATCTCATTCAATTTTATGAACCTTTAGATGATGGATCTTTTGTAAAAACGGAAACAGGTATGCTCTTTCCCTTTGCCACTAGGAAATACAAAAATAGAAATTTTGTTTTTCCTATAGCAATTGGGCCAGGGCAAAAGAAGACTTATTACTTCTTAACTTGGACAAGTGGTGGCCTAAGCCTTCCCATTCTCTTATGGAACCAGGACTCTTTCATACTCCACAATGCGGACGTACAGCACGGCCTAGGTATTTACTATGGAGTGATGATTGTAATGATCCTTTATAATCTATTCATCTTTTTTTCGATCCGAGACATTAGTTACTTTTACTATGTAACGTATATTCTCGGCTTTTTAGGTATACAACTGGTATTGACGGGTCATGGATTCCAATACCTTTGGCCTGAGTATCCGTCCCTCCAGAGAAATTTTTACGTTTTTTTTACCGGCATTTGTATGTCATCTGCACTTCTCTTTGCCAAACGATTTTTAAATACGAAAGAGAATATTCCTATCTGGTTGGACAAGTCCATGAAAGTAATGGTTGTCGCACATGCTATCCTAGTGATTACACCTCTACTCTTTCCACCTGAGATTACCGTAAAAATCGCACTCCTTTTGAGCCTCCCTGTACTTTTTATGATTCCAACTGCCTCCGTTATGAGTTTCCTAAAAAAATTCAGGCCAGCAAGATACTTTCTCTTAGCATTTACCGTACTCCTAGTTTCAGGTATTGTTGTCGTTTTAAGATTTATCAATATTCTAGGTAACACATTCATAACAGAGTACGGTTTGTATCTTGGATCTACTATGGAAGTAATATTACTTTCAATCGCTCTAGCTGACCGTATCAACATCATGAAGCGTGAAAAATCAGAAGCACAAGCAAAGACTTTAGAGATGCAAAAAATTTTAACAGAGTCGTATGCTCGTTTCGTACCAAAAGATTTTTTAGCAAATCTAGGCAAAGAATCAATCTTAGATGTAAAGTTAGGTGACCAAATCCAAAAAGATATGTCTGTCTTGTTTAGTGATATACGTTCATTTACAACGCTTTCTGAACAAATGACACCCGCTGAAAATTTCAATTTTATCAACTCCTACCTAGGTCGTATGAGTCCCATCATACAGAGGAACCATGGCTTTATAGATAAATTTATCGGTGACGCCATTATGGCATTATTCCAAAAAAATGTTCTCGATGCTGTAAACGCTGGAATCGAAATGCAAAGGTACTTAAAAATTTATAATGATCATAGAAATAAACAGGGATATGTACCCATCCAAATTGGAGTAGGGATTCATTCTGGCTCACTCATGTTGGGAACCATCGGAGCCGAGGAAAGATTGGAAGGTACCGTTATTTCAGATACAGTAAACCTTGCCTCCAGGATTGAAAACCTAACTAAGATATATGGATCTAGAATTGCAGTCAGTGAAAGCACCATTGAAGAGGTAAAGCGTGATGGACGATTCCATTTTCGTTTTTTGGACAGAGTCAAGGTCAAAGGAAAAAAAATCCCTGTATCGATTTACGAAGTGATCGATGGAGATGAGCCCGAGGAGCAAGATCTAAAGATTGCAACAAAGGATACCTATGAAAAAGGTGTGAATGCTTTTTACTCCAATTACTTTGAAGAAGCAAAGGTCCATTTTGAAAAGGTACTTAATATATTCCCACAAGATAAGGCAACGCAACTTTATTTGAAACGATTGTATCCTGTTACTAAGGATCAGAGTTTTGATGAGCATTAG
- a CDS encoding GNAT family N-acetyltransferase, translating to MDLKVREANFNDLHKISELFDLYRQFYGQKSDRDTAFHFLKDRMEHRQSIILLATELGQDVLLGFIQLYPVFSSISMERSYLLNDLYVLLEYRKKGIAKLLINEAKKYTEVFQGKGLELSTSKHNLTARRLYEREGFEEEKEFLTYFWKRV from the coding sequence TTGGACCTAAAAGTAAGAGAGGCAAATTTTAATGATTTACATAAAATTTCGGAACTTTTTGATCTCTACCGTCAATTTTATGGACAAAAAAGTGATCGAGATACTGCATTTCATTTTTTAAAAGATCGGATGGAGCATCGGCAATCAATCATACTCTTGGCAACGGAGCTTGGCCAGGATGTACTTCTTGGCTTTATTCAATTGTATCCTGTATTTTCATCAATCAGTATGGAGCGTTCCTACCTCTTAAACGACTTGTATGTGCTTTTAGAATACAGAAAAAAGGGAATCGCTAAACTCTTGATAAATGAAGCAAAAAAATATACGGAAGTCTTTCAAGGGAAAGGATTGGAGCTGTCCACTTCAAAACACAATCTCACGGCAAGGCGTTTGTATGAAAGAGAAGGTTTTGAAGAGGAAAAGGAATTTTTGACTTATTTCTGGAAACGAGTCTAA